DNA sequence from the Candidatus Izemoplasmatales bacterium genome:
AGCTCTCCGACAACGCCGAGAAGTCCGGCGCCAACATCGCCGACTTCCGGATGAGCGTCAACCGCGAGCTGACGGAATTCCGCGACAGCGTCGGCGCCCGCCTGAACGCCGAATTCAAGACGATGGCGGAAGCCGTCGAGAAGCAGATGGGCGCGATCAACGTGAAGGTCGAGGAACGCCTCAAGCAGGGTTTCGTCGACACGAACCAGACGTTCGCGCAGATCTCCGCGCGGATCCAGGTGATCGACGCCGCCCAGAAGAACATCGAGGACCTCTCCAAGCAGATGATCAGCCTCGAGGGCATCCTCACCAACAACCAGTCGCGCGGGATGTTCGGCGAGTACCAGCTCGAGAAGGTGCTCTTCAGCGTCTTCGGCGTCCAGCACAACCTCTATGAACTCCAATACACGATCCGCGAGGAAAAGGGCAAGGCGGAACGCGTCCGCGCCGACGCCGTCGTCCATCTCCCCGGCCCCGCCGGGCTGATCGCGATCGATTCGAAGTTCCCCTTCGCGAACTACGCCCGCCTGTTCGGCAAGGACCCGCTCGCGGTCGAAGAGCGCGAGAAGATCGTCCAGGCGTTCGGCGCCGACGTCAAGAAGCACATCACCGCGATCGCCGCGAAGTACATCATCCCCGGGAAGACGCTCGACCACGCGCTCAT
Encoded proteins:
- a CDS encoding DNA recombination protein RmuC; this encodes MGFVEIALVVLLVLAVFSCAAVVYLLVRPKAADPHREELNALARDTRQGIADLKSAVSQSIFTAIIDFNDKVNLKLSDNAEKSGANIADFRMSVNRELTEFRDSVGARLNAEFKTMAEAVEKQMGAINVKVEERLKQGFVDTNQTFAQISARIQVIDAAQKNIEDLSKQMISLEGILTNNQSRGMFGEYQLEKVLFSVFGVQHNLYELQYTIREEKGKAERVRADAVVHLPGPAGLIAIDSKFPFANYARLFGKDPLAVEEREKIVQAFGADVKKHITAIAAKYIIPGKTLDHALMFVPTDGILTLIHSELQNVIDYANQKNVTIVSPTILVPLLSSYFAVMIDYQRTLYASQIKKELDSLTKEFGKFAEEWEKLSINIEKIGRQSSDVNLRVGKITTKFGQIDRIRFPEETPAIEAEVEDRSEGTE